The Solanum dulcamara chromosome 6, daSolDulc1.2, whole genome shotgun sequence genome contains the following window.
GAGAAGAGCACATTGGGACCACCCTCCTTCCTTTCCCGATAATCATGGCCGTCCAATTTCCACAAAATCTATCCACAGTCCAAGTGTACATACTTTAGAACCCCTTTTTTACATCAACCACCAAAGAATTAAACTAACCCAAAAATGTTATCTTGGCATGACCAAAGAGACTACTAAACAATTCACCAACTGCATTatataggaatcaattccaGCAACCACTCTAAAAGTTTAGCTTTATGTGAGGGTTATAAGCTATGTGTTCTGTCTTTAACAATAATAAATACTAACCATGTAAAAAACAACCGGCAAACTGACCATAATTCAAGCCGCACCAAAAGGTTGTCAATAGCAAATGTAAGTAGTATATGAAAAGAACATAGTACCAATAAAGAGAAGATAAATTTAAGAGACAAATGTGCACACTTTGTAATTAAGGCTTGGCCATTACAAGAAAAACAAACCTTTGAATATACAATATCAACCGATGCCTAGGATGGGGAAAAAAAAGAGGGGGTGGGGGTGCAAGCACTATCAATTATCACTCACTTACAAAGCTTCACATGGTGAAACgaaaacatttaaaaaaaaaaaaaagaggagaaaaaataaacaaacaaggatACTCCCTAAAAACCGCATCCATGCCATGTGTTATATAGTTTAGAATAAATtcaacttctttttttcttcttttctttttctaataatTGAAAACAATATAGTATAAGGTTAAAGTTGGTGTATACCGAGTGTGTAGTGATTGTTTGTTGGTTTCTTTGAAGGAAATGAGTTGGTTTTCCACATTTGACAGTTGGGAAAAATCCAAACAACCACCTGCAGGAAGCATCATATGTACGATAATGTCAGGAAACAAGATTATTATTGAATAAAAGTAAGAACTTCAGGGAAGCTAAGCGTAAAATGGACTTAAAGTAGCACTAATGATCATCACGTGTAATCCAGTCAGTTAATGAAATAGTAGTAAACCTAACAACAAAGGCACTTCTGATAAGATGATGGACCAGCAAAGCAGTGCATCAATGCCATTCATATCCAAAGACAGAATAATAAAAGCTGAGAATCATGCCCCTACTCAAGGACCAGAAAATCTATCACAACTCAACCTGGCCCATTGCAAGCATTTAGATGTCTAGCGTGTTTCACTAAAAAGAGGAGGAAAATGTATTAGTTGGATTTCCAATTATAGTCCAACAACTTCTACTCAATGGAAAATAACTTGGTCTTGATGGTTGTCTACAATCTACTAGTCTAAGGAAAGTAGTATCATTtgaatatatgaaaatttgaCTAGGCTACTTCGACATTATGCTTTAGGCATAGGACTCATATCAAAAACTCATCATCTCATGCTCCCCCTTACTTCAAAAATGATTAGGTAAAAAATTACAGTTTTGACAAAatcattactttttttttattaaaagaagcccataatactatcttgtttttctctcttttcttttctttttttggggggggggggggggggggggggcgaaTCAAGAACTACAATTGAGTGTGAGGCACTAGACAGAGAAACTTTAATCTCTTAAACCAGATCATTTATGTTTCAATTTGATCTTCTAATTTGGGGAAAATGCGCACTTCAACACATTGTTAGGCATACTAGTTCCCACTCCTCTCCCCGCAGTGGAGAGGACACCGGGGCCTTGCCTTCTTACTCTCTCGAGCAAGCGACTACGCCTTCACTCCAAATCCAAATCAATGACAAAATGACTTGCAAGGGGAATTTACATCAACCACATGAGCATGAGCATTCTTGTCTTGAAAAATGGAAGGCAAATTAAGGAAATAGTACTACATTAACATGTCAAATTGGAATGTTGTTGACCGCCATTCTTGTCAATGACCCGTAAACGGTAGGAACCACTAATGCCACATGGAATAAGTTAATATAGAATTGAAGTGCGACATAAATACTAGTTCTACATAATTATAGATGTCATGAAAAAAATTACCTTTTGTTGGCAGGGTTAGTTGCTTTGCTAATTACTCCAAGTCCTTGTGAATATGCTCTTTAGCCTATTGCCTGAGAGTCTCTGCAAGGCCTTCTTAGCCCCAGCAACCTCCGCCTCTCCCAGCTTCTGCAAATGTCCGTATGCTCCAGCCTCCACTAGCCGCTTCCGACAACCCTGGCTCCCGCCCGCCATGATTGCCGCCACCACTGCCACTGGAAACTTCTTCGAGACCGCATCGTTCTTGGCATCCAACATTTGGACCAACTTCATCACACTCTTCTCATCCTTAACCAATTCCTTCCTATTCGACTTCACAGCCAATAGTGAAACTAACGCATTAGCAGCCACCTCTTGCAGCCCATCTGGTTTAGCTGATTCCATCAGCTTCACCAAAGACCCCATGCACCCAGCAATAGCCCTCTTCTTTTCTTCACTAATGGATAAATTTGCAAGCAATGAAGCGGAAATGTACTGTATCATTAAGCTACCATGTTTTATAAGCTCTGCTAACTGAATAGTAAACGTGGTATATGATGAAAGAATCCTTGACGCACAATCGGTAGAAGATAACGAATGAATTGCCCGTAAAACGTATTCTAATGTATCAGAACTTGATGATTCATGAAGCAAATGAAGTAATCTCTGCAACCCCTTTTCTTGAATTAACAATTCCCGATAGTACTCACCAGATGAAGCAAGAATCGCAATGCAATTTGCTGCCTTTTCTTGTGCTGATGCTTTGCCTGAAACCATCAACTGTAAAAGAACAGGAATTGCACCTTCTTCTGTTAATGCAATTCGAACATCTTCATTTGTGGAAACATTCTTGATAGCCCCAATACCATGAATTTGTGCAGTGACCGAACCAGATTTACATAGGTCCAGAAGTACAGGGACACCACCATAAGCTGAGATTGCCCAAGCATTTTCTGGGTCATTTGTGATGCATTCCACTGCCAAGGCAGCTCTTTCCTTCATCGTAACCGAACCAGACTCAATGATTCTCAGTAAAGGACCCAAAGCACCCTCTTCAAACACGCATTTCCTTGCCTGTTCACTCAAGGATACAAGCATTGATACCGCAAGAACTGCCTGTTCACGTATAGAAGGATCCGTATTAAGGTCAAGTAAATTAATCAAGTACCCAACATGTCCTTCTTTTGCAACAAGACCAGCTGATTTTTCATCCTCAGAGAGCAGCTGAATCAACGATTCCAAAGCCTTTTTCTTGAACTCAACGCCGCCGATCTGAATTCTAGTAAAGACGTCTCTGACATAAAGGATTAAATCGTCTTTGGTAGAGTTAGACGAAGGGTGGGAGAGGACAATAGCAGTAGACTGACGGAGTACACCGGAACGGCAAAGAAGGTCGAGATGATGGATCTGCTTAGACAACCACCCAGAAGCCATATCGAGGTCCGACTGCATCAGTAGCTTACCGGGAGTCTTCTCCGGGTCAGAACATTGCTCACAAAGAGTCTGAACACGAAGAACAGTAGAAAAAAGATTAGGGAGCAGCGTCGGAAGAAGCTCATTTTCCGACCAGTGAGGAGAATCAGATATTTCCGTCAAAAGGGACTTAACGGTAGCAAGCTTCGACCGGAGAACTTGCCAGCGAGAAGTGAAAGACTTGATAGAAAGAGAAAAGGGCAGTAGATGAGAGAGAATCTGGTTGATTTGGTCAAGGGTTTGAGCCGTAGAAGGCTGCTGAGCTGTTGGTTCGCCGGTACGATGCATTTTTCTTAGCAAAAAACTCAATTGGGTGTCAATACTTTCCACTCCCCGGAACTATTACCGGGAAAAACTAAGAGAACATATGACCAGCAAGAAAGGTCGAGAGAGGGAGCAAGGCTTTGGGTTTCGAGAAATTGAAAGATATGGGAAAGGAGGAAATTGGGGAGAGTGATAAATTGCGTAGGGGGAAAGATAATtcagagaaagagagagaatggTGAAAAAGAAAGGGAAGCAATGGAGAGATGGTGGGGTTTTAGGAGAAGCAGAGAGTGGTGTTCTCGGTTCGGTTGATAGTTGGAGTGGGCTATGAACCGTGGAAGACGGTGACAACTGAACAGTAACGTAacgtgattttattttttgggttttttcggtTGGGTCTCCGAACCATCTTAAAAGtcttaattaaattttgatcTCATAatacaaaactcatttaaaaaTAACCCGTCTCCGTATTTAGAACTTCGAATCAAAAATCTCTAACTAAAGTGCAACAGTCATATACCTACGCCAAAGGATTGTAACGTGATTCATTTTACCTGTATTTATCgctttaataaataatatataaatctACTAGTGCTTATTCGGTTTTCATCTAGGTGTGAATTTGttacatataattttaaaaatttcattttaatcttaataaaaagttatttatattatgaaatgTCAATATTAGGTATTTATATTGGGATGACTAACTAGGGCAAAAATTATTTGGGTGAACGTTTACTTTGAAGTTGAAAATGTATTggatataatttttcaaatcaaattttatttttattttaaaaaaaaaacatgaaacaTAACTTATATTTATAACTTCTAAAAgaagtttaaaat
Protein-coding sequences here:
- the LOC129892111 gene encoding importin subunit alpha, translating into MHRTGEPTAQQPSTAQTLDQINQILSHLLPFSLSIKSFTSRWQVLRSKLATVKSLLTEISDSPHWSENELLPTLLPNLFSTVLRVQTLCEQCSDPEKTPGKLLMQSDLDMASGWLSKQIHHLDLLCRSGVLRQSTAIVLSHPSSNSTKDDLILYVRDVFTRIQIGGVEFKKKALESLIQLLSEDEKSAGLVAKEGHVGYLINLLDLNTDPSIREQAVLAVSMLVSLSEQARKCVFEEGALGPLLRIIESGSVTMKERAALAVECITNDPENAWAISAYGGVPVLLDLCKSGSVTAQIHGIGAIKNVSTNEDVRIALTEEGAIPVLLQLMVSGKASAQEKAANCIAILASSGEYYRELLIQEKGLQRLLHLLHESSSSDTLEYVLRAIHSLSSTDCASRILSSYTTFTIQLAELIKHGSLMIQYISASLLANLSISEEKKRAIAGCMGSLVKLMESAKPDGLQEVAANALVSLLAVKSNRKELVKDEKSVMKLVQMLDAKNDAVSKKFPVAVVAAIMAGGSQGCRKRLVEAGAYGHLQKLGEAEVAGAKKALQRLSGNRLKSIFTRTWSN